A genomic window from Cyanobium sp. ATX 6F1 includes:
- the cbiD gene encoding cobalt-precorrin-5B (C(1))-methyltransferase CbiD, with protein sequence MSSPGGWTLPVWVAAAARAATVALLREPFEPGQPLELLEPAGVRMVPVVAAACLGPAGALAVARCDPGVGLDLTRDLVIWVLASWRDPGADWLQLEAGEGLGVHAHNRELCLSAYARSLLETNLRYLVLPGRGLNLRLVFPNGRALAERTSNAAFGVVEGLALIGTQAEVQRSADPEQLEKCLLELESRTHQGDFSGDLVLVIGENGLDLAPRLGLPPSLLLKGGNWVGPLLVAAAQGGVRRLLLFGYHGKLIKLAGGIFHTHHHLADGRAEVLTSLAALEGLQGEALRELHGAPTVEAALEALAATDPGLAARLRQRIAEAIEQRSAAYVARYGAADLVIGAVLFDRQRRISARGPWGAQLWEAFTAVGSPGQAP encoded by the coding sequence ATGAGCTCTCCCGGCGGGTGGACCTTGCCGGTCTGGGTGGCGGCCGCAGCTCGGGCCGCCACCGTCGCCCTGCTCCGTGAGCCCTTTGAGCCAGGCCAGCCCCTGGAGCTGCTGGAGCCCGCCGGGGTGCGGATGGTGCCGGTGGTGGCCGCCGCCTGCCTGGGTCCCGCCGGGGCCCTGGCGGTGGCCCGCTGTGATCCCGGCGTCGGCCTCGACCTGACCCGCGACCTGGTGATCTGGGTGCTGGCCAGCTGGCGCGATCCAGGCGCCGACTGGCTGCAGCTGGAGGCCGGCGAGGGGTTGGGGGTCCATGCCCACAACCGGGAGCTGTGCCTCTCCGCCTATGCACGAAGCCTCCTGGAGACCAACCTGCGATATCTCGTGCTGCCGGGCCGTGGCCTCAACCTGCGACTGGTCTTCCCCAATGGCCGGGCCCTGGCGGAGCGCACCAGCAACGCCGCCTTCGGGGTGGTGGAAGGCCTGGCCCTGATCGGCACCCAGGCGGAGGTGCAGCGCAGCGCCGATCCCGAGCAGCTCGAAAAGTGCCTCCTGGAGTTGGAGTCCCGCACGCACCAGGGCGACTTTTCGGGCGATCTGGTGCTGGTGATCGGCGAGAACGGTCTCGATCTGGCACCCCGCCTGGGCCTGCCGCCCTCCTTGCTGCTCAAAGGGGGTAACTGGGTCGGCCCGCTGCTGGTGGCGGCGGCCCAGGGCGGCGTACGGCGGCTGCTGCTGTTCGGCTATCACGGCAAGCTGATCAAACTGGCTGGCGGCATTTTTCACACCCACCATCACCTGGCCGACGGCCGCGCCGAGGTGCTCACGAGCCTGGCGGCCCTGGAGGGCCTGCAGGGGGAGGCGCTGCGGGAGCTCCACGGCGCGCCCACGGTGGAGGCGGCCCTGGAGGCCCTGGCCGCCACTGATCCAGGGCTGGCAGCTCGCCTGCGCCAGCGGATCGCTGAAGCGATTGAGCAGCGCAGCGCCGCCTATGTGGCCCGCTACGGCGCAGCGGATCTGGTGATCGGAGCCGTGCTGTTCGATCGCCAGCGTCGGATCAGCGCCCGGGGCCCCTGGGGAGCTCAGCTCTGGGAGGCCTTCACGGCCGTGGGTTCCCCAGGCCAGGCGCCCTAG
- a CDS encoding AbrB family transcriptional regulator: MSTPLNLLVYVLAGLGGGLLALRTGIPAAPLAGALLGAGLVSMTGRLEVAVWPVGSRTLLEIGIGTVIGTGLTATALTELRQLWKPAILITVALVATGLVVGLWCSRLLGLDPIVSLLGAAPGGISGMSLVGAEFGVGAAVAALHAVRLITVLLVLPVIVRFVVSFTAGHASS; encoded by the coding sequence ATGAGCACCCCATTGAATCTGCTTGTCTATGTATTGGCCGGGCTGGGCGGCGGCCTGCTGGCGCTGCGCACGGGCATCCCGGCCGCTCCCCTGGCGGGGGCACTGCTGGGGGCTGGGCTGGTGAGCATGACGGGCCGCCTTGAGGTGGCCGTCTGGCCCGTAGGCTCCCGCACCCTGCTGGAAATCGGCATCGGCACGGTGATCGGCACCGGCCTCACCGCCACGGCGCTGACGGAACTGCGTCAACTCTGGAAACCGGCGATCTTGATCACCGTGGCCCTGGTGGCCACAGGCCTGGTGGTGGGCCTGTGGTGCAGCAGGCTCCTGGGCCTCGATCCGATCGTTTCCTTGCTCGGGGCCGCCCCTGGTGGCATCAGCGGCATGAGCCTGGTGGGGGCAGAGTTCGGCGTCGGCGCGGCGGTGGCCGCCCTGCATGCGGTGCGGCTGATCACCGTCCTGCTGGTGCTGCCTGTGATCGTGCGGTTCGTGGTCTCATTCACAGCTGGTCACGCCTCAAGCTGA
- the guaA gene encoding glutamine-hydrolyzing GMP synthase, translated as MTQSQPPDAPLEGQRHPAIVILDFGSQYSELIARRVRETEVYSLVMGYSTTAEELRAMAPRGIILSGGPSSVYAEGAPVCDPAIWELGLPVLGVCYGMQLMVQQLGGAVEAAGRGEYGKAPLNVDDPTDLLTNVESGSTMWMSHGDSVQRLPEGFSRLAHTENTPEAAVADHARRLYGVQFHPEVVHSTHGMALIRNFVYHICGCEPDWTTAAFIDEAMASVRAQVGEKRVLLALSGGVDSSTLAFLLHQAIGDQLTCMFIDQGFMRKGEPEFLVEFFDKRFHINVEYINARERFIGRLAGITDPEEKRKIIGAEFIRVFEEESKRLGPFDYLAQGTLYPDVIESAGTNVDPRTGERVAVKIKSHHNVGGLPKDLQFKLVEPLRRLFKDEVRKVGRSLGLPQEIVGRHPFPGPGLAIRILGEVSAEKLNILRDADLIVREEVKEAGLYNEIWQAFAVLLPVRTVGVMGDKRTYAFPIVLRCVSSEDGMTADWSRLPYDLLETISNRIVNEVKGVNRVVLDITSKPPGTIEWE; from the coding sequence ATGACCCAGTCCCAGCCTCCCGACGCGCCGCTGGAGGGTCAGCGCCACCCAGCCATCGTCATCCTCGATTTCGGTTCCCAGTATTCGGAGCTGATCGCCCGCCGGGTGCGGGAAACGGAGGTGTATTCCCTGGTGATGGGCTACAGCACCACGGCCGAAGAACTGAGGGCCATGGCGCCCAGGGGAATCATCCTCAGTGGTGGACCGAGCTCGGTCTATGCCGAGGGCGCGCCGGTGTGTGATCCGGCGATCTGGGAGCTGGGCCTTCCAGTGCTGGGGGTCTGCTACGGCATGCAGCTGATGGTGCAGCAGCTGGGGGGGGCGGTGGAGGCGGCCGGCCGTGGTGAGTACGGCAAGGCGCCCCTGAACGTGGATGACCCCACCGATCTGCTGACCAACGTCGAGAGCGGCTCGACCATGTGGATGAGTCACGGTGATTCCGTGCAGCGCCTGCCCGAGGGCTTCAGCCGCCTGGCCCACACGGAGAACACGCCCGAGGCGGCGGTCGCCGACCACGCCCGCCGGCTCTACGGAGTGCAGTTCCACCCGGAGGTGGTCCATTCCACCCACGGCATGGCCCTGATTCGCAATTTCGTCTATCACATCTGCGGTTGCGAACCCGACTGGACCACCGCCGCCTTCATCGATGAGGCCATGGCCTCCGTGCGCGCCCAGGTGGGTGAAAAGCGGGTGCTGCTGGCGCTCTCGGGCGGCGTGGATTCATCCACCCTGGCCTTCCTGCTGCACCAGGCGATCGGAGATCAGCTCACGTGCATGTTCATCGACCAGGGGTTCATGCGCAAAGGCGAGCCCGAATTCCTGGTGGAGTTTTTCGACAAACGTTTCCACATCAACGTGGAATACATCAACGCCCGTGAGCGCTTCATCGGCAGGCTCGCCGGCATCACTGACCCCGAGGAGAAGCGCAAGATCATCGGCGCGGAGTTCATCCGCGTGTTCGAGGAGGAGAGCAAGCGCCTGGGGCCCTTCGATTACCTGGCCCAGGGCACCCTCTATCCCGATGTGATCGAGTCCGCGGGCACCAACGTTGATCCCAGGACCGGCGAACGGGTGGCGGTGAAGATCAAGAGCCACCACAACGTGGGTGGTCTGCCCAAGGACCTGCAGTTCAAGCTGGTGGAGCCCCTGAGGCGCCTGTTCAAGGACGAGGTGCGCAAGGTGGGCCGCAGCCTCGGGCTTCCCCAGGAAATCGTGGGGCGCCATCCCTTCCCGGGCCCGGGGCTGGCGATCCGCATCCTCGGTGAGGTGAGCGCCGAGAAACTCAACATCCTGCGGGATGCCGACCTGATCGTGCGGGAGGAGGTGAAGGAAGCGGGTCTGTACAACGAGATCTGGCAGGCCTTCGCCGTGCTGCTGCCCGTGCGCACCGTCGGGGTGATGGGGGACAAGCGCACCTACGCCTTCCCGATCGTGCTGCGCTGCGTCTCCTCGGAAGATGGCATGACCGCCGACTGGTCGCGCCTCCCCTACGACCTCCTGGAAACGATCTCCAACCGCATTGTCAATGAAGTCAAAGGTGTGAACCGGGTGGTGCTCGACATCACCAGCAAGCCCCCCGGCACGATCGAGTGGGAATGA
- a CDS encoding pyridoxal-phosphate-dependent aminotransferase family protein produces MQDKLTLMIPGPTPVPETVLLAMGRHPIGHRSADFQAIVKRTTAQLKWLHQTSTEVLVLAGSGTAAMEAGIINVLSKGDRVLCGDNGKFGERWVKLAKAYGLDVQVIKAEWGQPLDPEAFRAALEADTDKRIRAVILTHSETSTGVINDLETIARHVRAHGQALSIADCVTSLGATNVPVDAWGLDVVGSGSQKGYMMPPGLAFVAMGPRAWEAHERSDLPKFYLDLGKYRKSAAADSNPFTPAVNLYFALQASLEIMQAEGLEAIFARHERHRRATTAAMKAIGLPLYAAAGHGSPAITAVAPEGLDAELLRKKVKERYDILLAGGQDHLKGKVFRIGHLGFVCDRDVLTAVAAIEASLQELGASVHPVGAGVAAAAAEFAR; encoded by the coding sequence ATGCAGGACAAGCTCACCCTGATGATCCCCGGCCCGACGCCGGTGCCGGAAACCGTCCTGCTGGCCATGGGCCGCCATCCGATCGGCCACCGCAGCGCCGACTTCCAGGCGATCGTCAAACGCACCACGGCGCAGCTCAAGTGGCTCCATCAGACCAGCACCGAGGTGCTCGTGCTGGCCGGCAGCGGCACCGCCGCCATGGAGGCCGGGATCATCAACGTGCTGAGCAAAGGCGATCGGGTGCTCTGCGGGGACAACGGCAAGTTCGGCGAGCGCTGGGTGAAGCTGGCCAAGGCCTACGGGCTGGATGTTCAGGTGATCAAGGCCGAGTGGGGTCAGCCCCTGGATCCTGAGGCCTTCCGAGCCGCCCTCGAGGCCGACACCGACAAGCGCATCCGGGCGGTGATCCTGACCCACTCGGAAACCTCCACGGGGGTGATCAACGACCTGGAAACCATTGCCCGTCACGTGAGGGCCCACGGCCAGGCCCTCAGCATCGCCGATTGCGTCACCAGCCTGGGGGCCACCAACGTGCCCGTCGATGCCTGGGGCCTGGATGTGGTGGGCTCTGGCTCCCAGAAGGGCTACATGATGCCGCCCGGCCTGGCCTTCGTGGCCATGGGGCCCCGGGCCTGGGAGGCCCACGAACGCTCGGATCTGCCGAAGTTCTACCTGGATCTGGGCAAATACAGGAAATCGGCCGCCGCCGACAGCAATCCGTTCACCCCGGCCGTGAACCTCTACTTCGCCCTGCAGGCCTCCCTCGAGATCATGCAAGCCGAAGGCCTTGAAGCCATTTTCGCCCGTCATGAACGGCATCGCCGGGCCACCACCGCGGCCATGAAGGCGATCGGCCTGCCCCTCTATGCCGCCGCAGGCCACGGAAGCCCGGCGATCACCGCCGTGGCCCCCGAGGGACTCGATGCCGAGCTGCTGCGCAAAAAGGTGAAGGAGCGCTACGACATCCTGCTGGCCGGCGGCCAGGACCACCTCAAGGGCAAGGTGTTTCGCATCGGCCACCTGGGCTTCGTCTGCGACCGCGACGTGCTCACCGCCGTGGCTGCCATTGAAGCCAGCCTGCAGGAACTGGGGGCCTCGGTGCATCCTGTCGGCGCAGGCGTGGCGGCGGCGGCGGCCGAGTTCGCCCGCTGA